A stretch of the Porites lutea chromosome 12, jaPorLute2.1, whole genome shotgun sequence genome encodes the following:
- the LOC140953761 gene encoding adenosine receptor A1-like: MAWRAEFLTDDTYKHLVAQVCIDITAALPSILLNSLVIFAVVTRQRLRNNSTILLACLAGTALFTGLVGLPLAFSLDLKRLLGVGPFCSPEKALNVIITISIFASLGHLVVISIDRFIAIKYPLRYLDIVTEERIKTSIILAWAIALIMAISELVLALIGSKSVCLIYSVVNSVTQSVTGILFIITISLCYVYIYSETRRQLKRLKTEQLPQEQVQRIKKDRRAAITLAIVLITLVITYLPAIIISLVTASSDSILVEPRFIAITFSWVGIPMILGSLCNPIIYCWRMTKLRHAFLEILHLRKPDNTMPEAEITGTQPFQPGPTFCRTDQAFPSRGNEQPALMSFRQQPVECLPRIEEASGE, translated from the coding sequence ATGGCTTGGCGAGCGGAGTTCTTAACAGACGACACCTACAAACATCTGGTTGCTCAGGTGTGTATCGATATTACAGCAGCCTTGCCATCAATTCTCCTGAATTCGCTGGTTATTTTCGCCGTGGTAACAAGACAACGACTACGAAACAACTCTACCATACTTCTTGCTTGTCTAGCAGGGACGGCTTTGTTTACTGGCCTTGTTGGTCTACCGCTTGCCTTCTCGCTAGACTTGAAGCGCCTTCTTGGTGTTGGGCCATTTTGTTCTCCAGAAAAAGCATTGAATGTGATAATAACGATATCAATTTTTGCTTCGTTGGGTCATTTGGTCGTGATTAGCATTGATCGCTTTATCGCTATCAAATACCCCCTGAGGTACTTGGATATTGTCACAGAAGAGAGAATAAAAACCAGTATTATTCTAGCCTGGGCCATTGCTTTGATAATGGCAATCAGTGAACTTGTTCTGGCTCTAATAGGCAGTAAAAGTGTCTGCCTGATTTATTCAGTCGTGAACTCTGTGACACAAAGTGTTACCGGAATTCTTTTCATTATTACTATTTCATTGTGTTATGTTTACATTTACTCAGAGACACGAAGACAACTTAAACGCCTCAAAACCGAACAACTGCCTCAAGAGCAAGTCCAAAGAATCAAGAAAGACAGAAGGGCAGCTATCACTCTGGCAATCGTTCTAATTACTTTAGTAATAACTTATTTACCAGCAATAATAATTTCGTTAGTGACTGCTTCTTCAGATAGCATTTTAGTAGAGCCGCGTTTTATAGCCATTACTTTTAGCTGGGTGGGAATTCCAATGATATTAGGTTCCCTGTGTAATCCTATCATTTACTGTTGGCGTATGACGAAGCTGCGACACGCATTTCTCGAGATACTTCATCTAAGAAAACCTGACAACACCATGCCAGAAGCAGAAATTACAGGAACTCAGCCCTTTCAACCTGGACCGACGTTTTGTAGAACAGACCAGGCTTTCCCGTCACGCGGAAACGAGCAACCAGCTTTGATGTCATTTCGTCAGCAGCCAGTCGAATGCCTCCCTCGCATCGAAGAAGCCAGCGGGGAATAG